One Maribacter cobaltidurans genomic window carries:
- a CDS encoding glycoside hydrolase family 65 protein, translating to MNQDYIKADEWSIIEEGFDLKRVKSSESLFSIGNGAMGQRANFEETYSGDTFQGSYIAGVYYPDKTRVGWWKNGYPEYFAKVLNAPNWIGIKVLINGVELDLATCKKVSAFKRELNMKEGCYRRSFDAVLSNNAMVHVDVTRFLSLDLDEVGAIAFKVTVENMDAEVSFFPFLDSGITNEDSNWDDKFWNTTKVSSSRNRAFIEAHTMKTNFRTCTFMQANLDYNGESISGSLEEQHDNFVSLKFSKKAKKGEQLSLTKFGGYTVSRNHPENELVHAANEVLDKASNFGFTKLMEKQKESWAKIWDMSDIVIQGDIKAQQGIRFNIFQLNQTYLGTDSRLNIGPKGFTGEKYGGSTYWDTEAYCIPFYMATKDEMVARKLLKYRYNHLEKAIENAKKLGFVNGAALYPMVTMNGEECHNEWEITFEEIHRNGAIAFAIYNYYRYTGDYSYIPEMGLEVLIGIARFWHQRANFSGYRNKFVILGVTGPNEYENNVNNNWYTNYLAQWCIHFTLEQLSKVKEGYQKDYNRIIGKTNLTPSECESWKKVADNIYFPFSEEHGVYLQQDGFLDKDLVKVADLDKTERPINQKWSWDRILRSPYIKQADVLQGFYFFEENFTLKELENHFDFYEPFTVHESSLSPCVHSIQAAKLGRMEQAYTFYLRTSRLDLDDYNKEVEEGLHITSMAGTWMSIVEGFGGMRVINDMLSFEPRIPKQWASYSFKVNFRNRILKVKVSQDEIHIELKGDEELVILINGKEYKLALNTTTII from the coding sequence ATGAATCAAGATTATATAAAAGCGGACGAATGGTCCATTATCGAAGAAGGTTTTGATTTGAAGCGTGTAAAGTCTTCAGAAAGCCTTTTCAGTATTGGGAATGGTGCCATGGGGCAAAGGGCAAATTTTGAGGAAACCTATTCTGGCGATACTTTTCAAGGTAGTTATATTGCCGGAGTATATTATCCAGACAAAACACGTGTAGGATGGTGGAAAAATGGCTATCCGGAATACTTTGCCAAAGTGTTGAACGCACCCAATTGGATCGGTATAAAGGTTTTGATAAATGGAGTGGAATTGGATCTGGCCACTTGTAAAAAAGTTTCTGCCTTTAAGCGAGAGTTGAATATGAAGGAGGGATGTTACAGAAGGAGCTTTGATGCTGTATTGTCCAACAATGCCATGGTTCATGTTGATGTCACAAGATTTTTGAGTTTGGATTTGGATGAAGTAGGGGCGATTGCCTTTAAAGTTACGGTGGAGAATATGGATGCCGAAGTATCCTTTTTCCCATTTCTGGATAGCGGCATAACAAATGAGGATAGTAACTGGGACGATAAATTCTGGAACACTACTAAGGTATCTTCATCCCGCAATAGGGCTTTTATAGAAGCCCATACCATGAAAACCAATTTTAGGACCTGCACGTTTATGCAGGCCAATTTGGACTATAACGGAGAATCGATTTCGGGTAGTCTAGAGGAACAGCATGATAATTTCGTTTCCTTAAAATTTTCGAAAAAGGCGAAGAAAGGAGAACAGTTGTCCCTAACCAAATTTGGAGGGTATACCGTTTCACGAAATCACCCGGAAAACGAGTTGGTTCATGCTGCCAATGAGGTATTGGATAAGGCCTCCAATTTTGGCTTTACTAAGCTGATGGAAAAACAAAAAGAGTCGTGGGCCAAAATTTGGGACATGAGCGATATTGTTATCCAAGGTGATATAAAGGCCCAACAGGGAATTAGATTCAATATTTTTCAGTTAAATCAGACCTATCTGGGAACGGATTCAAGATTGAATATCGGACCAAAAGGTTTTACGGGAGAGAAATACGGAGGTAGTACATATTGGGATACAGAGGCATATTGTATTCCTTTTTACATGGCTACCAAGGATGAAATGGTGGCTAGAAAGCTGTTGAAATATAGATACAACCATTTGGAAAAGGCCATAGAAAATGCAAAGAAACTTGGCTTTGTCAATGGAGCCGCCTTATATCCTATGGTTACAATGAACGGTGAGGAATGTCACAATGAATGGGAAATTACCTTTGAGGAAATACATAGGAACGGAGCGATTGCCTTTGCCATTTATAATTATTATCGATACACGGGAGATTATAGTTATATCCCGGAAATGGGATTGGAAGTTCTTATCGGCATTGCCCGATTTTGGCATCAAAGGGCTAATTTTTCGGGCTACAGGAATAAGTTCGTCATTTTAGGAGTTACGGGGCCAAATGAATACGAGAACAATGTGAACAACAATTGGTACACGAATTATTTGGCCCAGTGGTGTATCCATTTTACCCTGGAACAACTTTCCAAAGTAAAAGAGGGCTACCAGAAGGATTATAACAGGATTATCGGGAAAACTAACCTCACTCCCTCTGAATGTGAATCCTGGAAAAAAGTGGCGGACAATATTTACTTTCCGTTTTCCGAAGAGCATGGAGTTTATTTACAGCAAGATGGCTTTTTGGATAAGGATTTGGTCAAGGTTGCTGATTTGGATAAAACGGAAAGGCCCATCAACCAAAAGTGGAGCTGGGATAGAATTTTGCGGTCGCCATATATAAAACAGGCCGACGTACTTCAAGGTTTTTATTTTTTTGAGGAAAATTTCACCTTGAAGGAGCTAGAAAACCACTTTGATTTTTATGAACCTTTTACGGTCCATGAATCATCGCTGTCCCCATGCGTACATAGTATCCAGGCGGCCAAGTTGGGTAGAATGGAGCAGGCGTACACTTTTTATCTTAGAACTTCAAGATTGGATTTGGATGACTACAATAAAGAGGTGGAAGAAGGGCTGCATATTACTTCCATGGCAGGTACTTGGATGAGTATCGTGGAAGGTTTTGGTGGAATGCGTGTCATTAACGATATGTTGTCCTTTGAACCCAGAATACCAAAGCAATGGGCGTCATATTCCTTTAAAGTAAATTTCAGAAATAGGATACTCAAGGTGAAGGTTTCACAGGACGAAATACATATTGAACTGAAGGGAGATGAAGAACTAGTGATCCTAATAAATGGTAAAGAATACAAATTGGCATTGAATACCACTACCATTATTTAG
- a CDS encoding alpha-amylase family glycosyl hydrolase: protein MMKGKVVIYQVFTRLFGNTNTTNKSWGTIEENGVGKFVDFNDKALSEIKDLGISHIWYTGVPHHAVIRDYTAYGISNDDPNVVKGRAGSPYAVKDYYNVNPDLALDPANRLQEFKELIDRTHKHGMKVIMDIVPNHVARAYQGISNPDGVSSFGAQDDTRQEYQKNNNFYYIPGSAFQVPEWKNGYRPLGGEKNKSIGTFNEKPAKWTGNGSRNPKPDMNDWYETVRINYGVKPDGGLDFDLLPHDFGEKDYKEHFRFWQHREVPDSWLKFKDIALYWLDFGVDGFRYDMAEMVPVEFWSFMNSYIKMRNEDAFIMAEVYNPNLYRTFIHKGKMDYLYDKVDFYDGLKHIMKGYGWSDHIPVVQKGLMDIEHHMLHFLENHDEQRIASPEFVGRAEIGKPAMVVSATISTSPLMIYFGQEVGEPAAENPGFGSSSRTSIFDYVGVPNHQRWVNEKQFDGGQLSEQEKDLRDFYKRLLNFSLQSEALMGEYREIHFFNKGNTQNYNHRVLSYVRWSTNQKLIIVVNFDAIDSFSFELKLPSELIDQWGLLNDTYELKDALYGKKNILNIINKEGSIDVHLEPLESFVFEIL from the coding sequence ATGATGAAAGGAAAAGTAGTTATCTATCAGGTTTTTACTAGGCTTTTTGGTAATACCAATACTACAAATAAATCTTGGGGCACCATCGAGGAAAACGGGGTAGGAAAATTTGTAGATTTTAACGATAAAGCCTTGTCCGAAATTAAGGACTTGGGAATTTCCCATATATGGTACACTGGAGTTCCGCACCATGCAGTTATTCGGGATTATACGGCCTATGGAATCTCTAATGATGATCCCAATGTGGTGAAAGGTCGTGCCGGTTCTCCGTATGCCGTAAAGGATTATTATAATGTGAATCCAGATTTGGCCCTAGACCCGGCCAATAGGTTACAGGAATTTAAGGAACTTATAGATAGGACTCATAAACATGGTATGAAGGTAATCATGGATATTGTTCCCAATCATGTAGCCAGGGCATATCAGGGTATTAGTAATCCAGATGGGGTTTCCAGTTTCGGAGCCCAGGATGATACTCGGCAAGAATATCAAAAAAACAATAATTTCTACTATATCCCAGGCTCTGCATTTCAGGTACCGGAATGGAAGAATGGCTACAGGCCATTGGGTGGAGAAAAGAATAAATCTATTGGAACATTTAATGAAAAACCCGCTAAATGGACGGGGAACGGTTCCAGAAATCCAAAGCCGGACATGAACGATTGGTATGAGACTGTTCGTATAAATTATGGTGTAAAACCTGATGGGGGTTTGGATTTTGACTTATTGCCACATGATTTTGGCGAAAAGGATTATAAGGAACACTTCAGGTTTTGGCAGCATAGGGAAGTACCGGACTCTTGGCTCAAATTTAAGGACATAGCCCTTTACTGGCTTGATTTTGGTGTGGACGGATTTCGTTACGATATGGCCGAAATGGTTCCTGTTGAATTCTGGAGTTTTATGAACTCATACATCAAAATGCGGAATGAAGATGCTTTTATAATGGCCGAGGTCTATAACCCCAATTTGTACCGGACCTTTATCCATAAGGGAAAAATGGACTATTTGTACGACAAGGTGGATTTTTATGATGGACTCAAGCATATCATGAAAGGGTATGGCTGGTCTGATCATATTCCAGTAGTTCAAAAGGGTCTTATGGATATAGAGCACCATATGCTCCATTTTTTGGAGAACCATGATGAACAGCGAATCGCGAGTCCCGAATTTGTGGGGCGTGCCGAAATAGGGAAGCCAGCTATGGTAGTTTCTGCGACTATAAGTACGTCTCCTCTTATGATTTATTTTGGTCAGGAAGTAGGTGAACCTGCAGCAGAGAATCCCGGATTTGGAAGTTCCTCAAGAACATCGATATTCGATTATGTTGGGGTGCCCAATCACCAACGTTGGGTAAATGAAAAGCAGTTTGATGGCGGCCAATTGAGCGAACAGGAGAAAGATTTAAGGGACTTTTATAAAAGGCTTTTAAATTTTTCCCTTCAGAGCGAGGCTCTAATGGGGGAGTATAGGGAAATACACTTTTTCAACAAGGGCAATACACAAAATTACAATCACCGGGTTCTTTCTTATGTGCGATGGTCCACAAATCAAAAACTCATCATAGTTGTTAATTTTGACGCCATTGATTCATTTTCCTTCGAATTGAAATTACCTAGTGAGCTAATAGATCAATGGGGATTGTTGAATGATACCTATGAATTGAAGGATGCCCTTTATGGTAAAAAGAATATACTGAACATAATAAACAAAGAGGGTAGTATAGACGTACATCTTGAACCATTGGAATCATTCGTTTTTGAAATTTTGTAG